The Haloplanus sp. CK5-1 genome contains a region encoding:
- a CDS encoding transcription initiation factor IIB, with product MSDTTTYTTTETSERERDRTEEQEPQSSVTCPECSGSLVTDEEHGETVCADCGLVVETDEIDHGPEWRAFNSSERDSKSRVGAPTTQMMHDKGLSTNIGWQNKDAYGKSLSSSQREKMQRLRTWNERFRTRDSKERNLKQALGEIDRMASALGLPENVRETASVIYRRALSEDLLPGRSIEGVATAALYAAARQAGTPRSLDEIATVSRVEKMELTRTYRYVVRELKLEVKPADPEQYVPRFASQLDLSEESSRQARDLLRASREQGVHSGKSPVGLAAAAVYAAALLTNETVTQSEVSEVADISEVTIRNRYKELLEAKTAEAN from the coding sequence ATGAGCGACACTACGACCTACACCACGACGGAGACGAGCGAGCGAGAACGGGATCGGACGGAAGAGCAAGAACCCCAGTCGAGTGTCACTTGTCCGGAGTGTAGCGGGAGCCTCGTCACCGACGAGGAACACGGCGAGACGGTGTGTGCCGACTGTGGGCTCGTCGTCGAGACGGACGAGATCGACCACGGTCCCGAGTGGCGAGCGTTCAACTCGAGCGAGCGCGACTCGAAGTCGCGGGTCGGCGCGCCGACGACCCAGATGATGCACGACAAGGGGCTGTCGACCAACATCGGCTGGCAGAACAAGGACGCCTACGGGAAGTCGCTGAGTTCGAGCCAGCGCGAGAAGATGCAGCGCCTGCGCACCTGGAACGAGCGGTTCCGCACCCGGGACTCGAAGGAGCGCAACCTCAAGCAGGCGCTCGGCGAGATCGACCGCATGGCGTCGGCGCTGGGCCTCCCCGAGAACGTTCGCGAGACAGCCAGCGTCATCTACCGTCGTGCGCTCTCCGAGGATCTGCTCCCCGGTCGGTCGATCGAAGGCGTCGCGACCGCCGCGCTGTACGCGGCCGCTCGACAGGCCGGGACCCCCCGGTCGCTCGACGAGATTGCCACCGTCTCTCGCGTCGAAAAGATGGAGTTGACCCGGACGTACCGCTACGTCGTCCGCGAACTCAAACTCGAAGTCAAGCCCGCGGATCCGGAACAGTACGTCCCGCGTTTCGCCTCCCAACTCGACCTCTCCGAGGAGTCGAGTCGGCAGGCTCGCGACCTCCTCCGGGCGTCGCGTGAACAGGGAGTCCACAGCGGCAAGAGTCCGGTCGGTCTCGCCGCCGCAGCCGTCTACGCCGCCGCCCTCCTCACCAACGAGACGGTGACCCAGAGCGAGGTCAGCGAGGTAGCGGACATCTCGGAAGTGACCATCCGCAACCGATACAAGGAGTTGCTCGAAGCGAAGACGGCCGAGGCGAACTGA
- the katG gene encoding catalase/peroxidase HPI has product MTRSNQNWWPDSLNLEILDQNAQNIGPYDEDFDYAEEFQKLDLDEVKADLEELMTSSQDWWPADYGHYGPLFIRMAWHSAGTYRTHDGRGGASGGHQRLPPVNSWPDNVNLDKARRLLWPVKQKYGERLSWADLIVLAGNVALESMDFETFGFAGGREDDFKGDDAVDWGPEDEWEATSEERFDEDDGRLDDALGNTVMGLIYVNPEGPNGEPDLEGSAENIRDTFSNMAMNDKETVALIAGGHTFGKVHGADSGDNLGAEPEAAPIEQQGLGWENEYGEGKGPDTITSGIEGPWTSAPTQWDMGYVDNLLDYEWEAHKGPGGAWQWRPAGEGPAADLPDAVPDAHLPDEVVDPMMLTTDVALKKDPDFRAVLEEFQEDPEEFQKAFAKAWYKLIHRDMGPPERFLGPEVPEETMIWQDPLPDADYDPVDDEGAAELKAEIIDSDLTVPQLVKTAWASASTYRDSDKRGGANGARIRLEPQRSWEVNEPEELTTVLQTLEHIQEEFNASQSGDTRVSLADLIVLGGNAAVEQAAADAGYTVEVPFEPGRVDAAPEQTDAESFEVLEPDADGFRNYLGEGYEEEPEELLVDRAELLNLSADEMTALVGGMRALGATYGDSDRGILTGRPGTLTNDFFQNLLGMDHEWEAVDDDERLFELRDRDTGEVEWEATRFDLIFGSNSRLRAIAEVYGSDDGEEKFVHDFVEAWSKVMRLDRFDLD; this is encoded by the coding sequence ATGACTAGGTCCAACCAAAACTGGTGGCCGGACAGCCTGAACTTGGAGATTCTCGATCAGAACGCCCAGAACATCGGACCGTACGACGAGGACTTCGACTACGCCGAGGAGTTCCAGAAACTCGACCTCGACGAGGTGAAGGCGGACCTCGAAGAGTTGATGACGTCGTCGCAGGACTGGTGGCCTGCCGACTACGGTCACTACGGGCCGCTGTTCATCCGGATGGCGTGGCACAGCGCCGGGACGTACCGCACCCACGACGGGCGCGGCGGCGCGTCCGGCGGGCACCAGCGTCTCCCGCCGGTCAACAGCTGGCCGGACAACGTCAACCTCGACAAGGCACGTCGCCTGCTCTGGCCGGTCAAGCAGAAGTACGGCGAGCGGCTCTCGTGGGCCGACCTGATCGTTCTGGCCGGGAACGTCGCCTTGGAGTCGATGGACTTCGAGACGTTCGGCTTCGCCGGCGGCCGCGAGGACGACTTCAAGGGTGACGACGCCGTCGACTGGGGGCCCGAAGACGAGTGGGAGGCCACCTCGGAGGAACGCTTCGACGAGGATGACGGCCGCCTCGACGACGCGCTCGGCAACACCGTGATGGGCCTCATCTACGTGAATCCGGAAGGGCCAAACGGCGAGCCGGACCTCGAAGGCTCCGCGGAGAACATCCGCGACACGTTCAGCAACATGGCGATGAACGACAAGGAGACCGTCGCACTCATCGCCGGCGGTCACACCTTCGGGAAAGTCCACGGCGCCGACTCGGGCGACAACCTCGGTGCCGAACCGGAGGCCGCCCCCATCGAACAGCAGGGTCTCGGCTGGGAGAACGAGTACGGTGAGGGCAAGGGCCCCGACACCATCACCAGTGGCATCGAGGGCCCGTGGACGAGCGCGCCGACCCAGTGGGACATGGGCTACGTCGACAACCTGCTCGACTACGAGTGGGAGGCCCACAAGGGCCCCGGCGGCGCGTGGCAGTGGCGGCCGGCCGGCGAGGGACCGGCGGCAGACCTGCCGGACGCCGTCCCGGACGCCCACCTCCCCGACGAAGTAGTCGACCCGATGATGCTCACGACCGACGTCGCGCTGAAGAAAGACCCCGACTTCCGGGCGGTCCTCGAGGAGTTCCAGGAGGACCCCGAGGAGTTCCAGAAGGCCTTCGCGAAGGCGTGGTACAAGCTCATCCACCGCGACATGGGACCGCCCGAACGATTCCTCGGTCCCGAGGTGCCAGAGGAGACGATGATCTGGCAGGACCCGCTTCCCGACGCCGACTACGACCCCGTCGACGACGAGGGGGCAGCCGAGCTCAAAGCGGAGATCATCGACTCCGATCTGACCGTCCCACAACTGGTCAAGACCGCGTGGGCGTCGGCGTCGACGTACCGCGACAGCGACAAGCGCGGCGGCGCGAACGGCGCCCGCATCCGGCTCGAACCCCAGCGGAGCTGGGAAGTCAACGAACCCGAAGAGCTGACGACCGTCCTGCAGACCCTGGAACACATTCAGGAGGAGTTCAACGCCTCGCAGTCCGGCGACACGCGTGTCTCGCTCGCCGACCTCATCGTGCTGGGCGGCAACGCGGCTGTCGAGCAGGCGGCGGCGGACGCCGGCTACACCGTCGAGGTGCCCTTCGAGCCGGGGCGAGTCGACGCTGCCCCCGAACAGACCGACGCCGAGTCCTTCGAGGTGCTCGAACCGGACGCCGACGGCTTCCGCAACTACCTCGGCGAGGGCTACGAGGAGGAGCCGGAGGAGTTACTGGTGGACAGGGCGGAACTACTGAACCTGAGCGCCGACGAGATGACCGCGCTGGTGGGCGGCATGCGCGCGCTCGGCGCGACGTACGGCGACTCCGACCGCGGCATCCTCACCGGCCGCCCGGGGACGCTGACCAACGACTTCTTCCAGAACCTGCTCGGCATGGACCACGAGTGGGAGGCCGTCGACGACGACGAGCGGCTCTTCGAGCTCCGCGACCGTGACACGGGCGAGGTCGAGTGGGAGGCGACCCGCTTCGACCTCATCTTCGGGTCGAACTCCCGGCTTCGCGCCATCGCGGAGGTCTACGGCTCCGACGACGGTGAGGAGAAGTTCGTCCACGACTTCGTCGAGGCCTGGAGCAAAGTGATGCGACTCGACCGCTTCGACCTCGACTGA
- a CDS encoding NOP5/NOP56 family protein codes for MTDESAGFGWFRDVDPGDPDAACADIDAGSADEPADWPARAVESGFATDEAEYYDLLHEATVRATREAVRDRERADDQQLKYGVRAMDDAERTANELAERVAEWAGALFDDAPTGVDGARAVAGREPETPAERRVVSLAERVADLDDEAADLRSYIERAAPSVAPNLSRMAGPVLAARLVALAGGLGDLAKKPSGTVQVLGAEDALFAHLSGRAPSPKHGVIYTHDYVRNTRPEDRGSAARALAGKLTIAARIDHYAGDLRPDLHEELDDRIATIRARAAE; via the coding sequence ATGACCGACGAATCCGCCGGTTTCGGCTGGTTCCGGGACGTCGACCCCGGCGATCCGGATGCGGCCTGTGCCGACATCGACGCCGGGAGCGCGGACGAACCGGCCGACTGGCCCGCCCGTGCCGTCGAGTCGGGGTTCGCCACGGACGAAGCCGAGTACTACGACCTGCTCCACGAAGCGACCGTTCGCGCGACCCGCGAGGCGGTCCGTGACCGCGAACGAGCCGACGACCAGCAGTTGAAGTACGGTGTCCGCGCTATGGACGACGCCGAGCGGACGGCGAACGAACTCGCGGAGCGCGTCGCGGAGTGGGCGGGCGCGCTGTTCGACGACGCGCCGACCGGCGTCGACGGCGCGCGGGCGGTGGCGGGCCGCGAGCCGGAGACGCCGGCCGAGCGCCGGGTCGTCTCGCTGGCCGAACGGGTCGCGGACCTCGACGACGAGGCCGCCGACCTCCGGTCGTACATCGAACGAGCCGCGCCGTCGGTCGCGCCAAACCTGAGCCGGATGGCGGGGCCGGTGCTCGCCGCCCGTCTCGTCGCCCTCGCCGGCGGTCTCGGCGACTTGGCGAAAAAGCCCTCGGGGACGGTGCAGGTCTTGGGGGCCGAGGACGCCCTCTTCGCGCACCTCTCCGGGCGCGCCCCCTCGCCGAAACACGGTGTCATCTACACTCACGACTACGTCCGCAACACCCGGCCCGAGGACCGTGGATCGGCCGCCCGCGCACTGGCGGGCAAACTCACCATCGCCGCCCGAATCGACCACTACGCCGGTGACCTCAGACCCGACCTCCACGAGGAACTCGACGATCGAATCGCGACCATCAGAGCGAGGGCCGCCGAGTGA
- a CDS encoding fibrillarin-like rRNA/tRNA 2'-O-methyltransferase, with amino-acid sequence MSLPDGVERREFDGRERLVTRGDPVYGEPTDGPWRVWDAGRSKVGAMLELGVDTGLEGGDSVLYLGAASGTTVSHVADVCGPTYAVEFAPRPARDLVDVAADRTNLFPLLKDARRPETYAHVVELGLDTLVQDVATRGQARVAVRNRQFLRPDGRLLAAIKARSEDVTATPAQVFEDVLDHLRDAYEILETTRLDRYHDDHLAVVARPRPDTTD; translated from the coding sequence GTGAGCCTCCCCGACGGCGTCGAACGACGGGAGTTCGACGGTCGTGAGCGCCTCGTGACCCGCGGCGACCCGGTGTACGGCGAACCGACCGACGGCCCGTGGCGCGTGTGGGACGCCGGCCGCTCGAAGGTCGGTGCGATGCTGGAACTCGGGGTGGACACCGGCCTCGAGGGCGGCGATTCGGTGCTCTACCTCGGAGCCGCGAGCGGAACCACCGTCAGCCACGTCGCCGACGTCTGTGGCCCGACGTACGCCGTCGAGTTCGCGCCTCGCCCCGCCCGCGACCTGGTCGACGTGGCGGCCGACCGTACGAACCTCTTCCCCCTCCTGAAGGACGCCCGCCGCCCCGAGACGTACGCCCACGTCGTCGAGTTGGGACTGGACACACTCGTTCAGGACGTGGCCACGCGTGGACAGGCCCGCGTCGCGGTTCGAAACCGGCAGTTCCTCCGACCGGACGGGCGACTCCTCGCGGCGATCAAGGCACGGAGCGAGGACGTGACTGCCACACCCGCGCAGGTGTTCGAGGACGTCCTCGACCACCTGCGCGACGCGTACGAGATACTGGAGACGACGCGACTGGACCGCTACCACGACGACCACCTCGCCGTCGTCGCACGCCCCCGTCCCGATACAACCGATTGA
- the tenA gene encoding thiaminase II: MAFTDDLRPVADDLWADIVDHPMVDRLGDGSLDTEPFEYWVRQDYVYLVDYARVFAYGGATAPTLDHMGTFAELLHETIDTEMDLHRAYAAEFGIDEAELEATEPSPTTRAYTDFLVRTAATGTFGDLVAALLPCMWGFNETATRLRADGLPDDDRYAEWIRTYSGEEFSELTAWCKDLMDEVAADATGTDRERYRDRFVTSARYEYRFWDAAWRREEWTVGP, encoded by the coding sequence ATGGCGTTCACCGACGACCTTCGACCGGTCGCCGACGACCTGTGGGCCGATATCGTCGACCACCCGATGGTGGACCGTCTCGGCGACGGGAGCCTCGACACGGAGCCCTTCGAGTACTGGGTCCGCCAGGACTACGTCTACCTCGTCGACTACGCGCGGGTGTTCGCCTACGGTGGGGCGACGGCGCCGACGCTCGACCACATGGGAACGTTCGCCGAACTCCTCCACGAAACCATCGACACGGAGATGGACCTCCACCGGGCGTACGCCGCCGAGTTCGGCATCGACGAGGCCGAGTTGGAGGCGACCGAACCGTCGCCGACCACGCGGGCCTACACCGACTTCTTGGTCCGGACGGCCGCCACCGGTACGTTCGGCGATCTGGTGGCCGCGCTCCTCCCGTGCATGTGGGGATTCAACGAGACGGCAACGCGCCTCCGAGCCGACGGCCTCCCCGACGACGACCGGTACGCGGAGTGGATCCGGACGTACTCGGGCGAGGAATTTTCCGAACTGACGGCGTGGTGTAAGGACCTAATGGACGAGGTGGCGGCCGACGCGACGGGGACGGACCGAGAGCGCTACCGCGACCGGTTCGTCACCTCGGCCCGCTACGAGTATCGGTTCTGGGACGCCGCCTGGCGTCGCGAGGAGTGGACGGTCGGTCCATGA
- a CDS encoding PadR family transcriptional regulator, translated as MHDLTGFQRDLLYVIAGLDEPHGLAIKEELETYYESEIHHGRLYPNLDTLVEKGLIDKGQRDRRTNYYTLTRRGRRELEARREWEDEYVADLIEEATAA; from the coding sequence ATGCACGATCTGACCGGATTCCAGCGAGACCTCCTGTACGTGATCGCCGGCCTCGACGAACCCCACGGCCTCGCAATCAAGGAAGAGCTCGAAACCTACTACGAGAGCGAGATACACCACGGTCGGTTGTATCCGAATCTCGACACGCTGGTCGAGAAGGGACTCATCGACAAGGGACAGCGGGACCGACGAACCAACTACTACACCCTCACCCGCCGCGGACGGCGCGAACTCGAAGCACGCCGCGAGTGGGAAGACGAGTACGTGGCGGACCTGATCGAAGAAGCGACCGCGGCCTGA
- a CDS encoding glutamate--cysteine ligase — MDIGSRDAFTRMGTLGIEEEFYIVDDAGRPTAGIDDLVYGSEPPEPLVGRLDHELFQFTIETQTPVIERPGDAPDELAMIREALVRHAAEHGYRIAAAGLHPTAKWRELDHATKPRYRAQLDRIQYPQHRNITSGLHVHVGVDDADKATWISNHLRWYLPLVLALSANSPFWCGFDTGLASARAKIFENLPNTGIPTAFEDFDAYRRFERRMVETGSINDRGELWYDVRPHTGHGTVEVRTPDAQADPDRVLAFAEYVHALVVDLAERYDDGESIPTLRREFLDENKWRAMRYGRGAEFVTRSSEGTASLATLVDRESDRLGVDGIRDVLDAPSGAARQRRIHDERGVDALRTSLLL, encoded by the coding sequence ATGGATATCGGCTCGCGGGACGCGTTCACCCGGATGGGGACGCTCGGCATCGAGGAGGAGTTCTACATCGTCGACGACGCGGGACGACCGACCGCGGGCATCGACGACCTGGTCTACGGTAGCGAGCCACCCGAACCGCTCGTCGGCCGACTCGATCACGAACTGTTCCAGTTCACCATCGAGACACAGACGCCGGTGATCGAACGGCCGGGCGACGCCCCGGACGAACTGGCGATGATCCGGGAGGCTCTGGTCCGTCACGCGGCCGAGCACGGCTACCGAATCGCGGCCGCGGGACTGCACCCCACGGCGAAGTGGCGGGAACTCGATCACGCGACGAAGCCGCGGTACCGCGCCCAACTCGACCGCATCCAGTACCCACAGCACCGGAACATCACGTCGGGGCTGCACGTCCACGTCGGCGTCGACGACGCCGACAAGGCCACCTGGATCTCCAACCATCTCCGGTGGTATCTCCCGCTCGTCCTCGCGCTCTCCGCGAACTCGCCGTTCTGGTGTGGCTTCGACACTGGCCTCGCATCGGCCCGCGCGAAGATATTCGAGAACCTCCCGAACACCGGTATCCCGACCGCGTTCGAGGACTTCGACGCCTACCGGCGGTTCGAACGGCGCATGGTCGAAACCGGATCGATCAACGACCGCGGCGAACTCTGGTACGACGTCCGGCCCCACACCGGCCACGGCACCGTCGAGGTGCGCACGCCCGACGCCCAGGCCGACCCCGACCGGGTCCTCGCCTTCGCCGAGTACGTCCACGCACTCGTCGTCGACCTGGCCGAGCGCTACGACGACGGCGAATCGATCCCGACGCTCCGCCGGGAGTTCCTCGACGAGAACAAGTGGCGCGCCATGCGCTACGGTCGTGGCGCCGAGTTCGTCACACGGTCGAGCGAAGGGACGGCGTCGCTCGCGACGCTCGTCGACCGCGAGAGCGACCGACTCGGCGTCGACGGCATCCGGGACGTCCTCGACGCCCCCAGCGGCGCGGCGAGACAGCGACGGATCCACGACGAGAGGGGCGTGGACGCGCTCCGTACGTCGCTACTCCTCTGA
- a CDS encoding heavy metal translocating P-type ATPase — MTTRTARLDITGMSCANCSTTIQEALESLDGVAGATANFATDEGTVEYDPEAVSLREIHDAVEAAGYGVVSETETVAIADMTCANCAETNEAALERTPGVVDADVNYATDEARVTYNPSVTGVDALYDAIEDAGYSPVRETGDDDSERDARDDARASEIRRQRRLTLFGAALSAPMLAFLADKFLLGGALVPETVFGVEFGWVEFLLATPVQLVLGWPFYRNSYTALVKNGRANMDVLIALGSTTAYVYSVAVLLDAVAGGRYFDTAALILVFITLGNYLEARSKGQASDALRKLLEMEAETATLVHDDGSEEEVPLEDVAVGDRMKVRPGEKVPTDGVVVDGRSAVDESMVTGESVPVEKEEGDEVVGSTINENGVLVVEATKVGEDTAIQGIVRTVKEAQARQPDIQSVADRISAYFVPAVIANAVLWGALWFLFPEMLAGFVDWLPVWTQVAGGPAPAGGTVSVFEFAVVVFASSVLIACPCALGLATPAATMVGTTIGAQNGVLFKGGDVLERSKDVDTVVFDKTGTLTEGEMELTDVVALDGEEPHTSMDGGEPAADGGRVATRERLSEDDVLRLAATAERDSEHPLARAIVEGARARGLEIGRPEAFENVPGRGVRATVEGDEVLVGNRTLLAEAGIDPSSAAETMERLEREGKTAMLVARRPAGTSGGELVGVVADADTVKESAERAVSTLQERGLDVMMITGDNERTAQAVAERVGIDPADVRAGVLPDEKSEAVERIQVDGRRAMMVGDGVNDAPALAVAYVGTAIGSGTDVAIEAADVTLMRADPLDVVKAIRISEATLRKIKQNLVWALGYNTAMIPLASLGLLQPVFAAVAMAFSSVSVLSNSLLFRRYTPDHDYELLGRFR; from the coding sequence ATGACCACCCGAACGGCACGTCTCGATATTACGGGGATGTCCTGTGCCAACTGCTCGACGACGATCCAGGAGGCACTCGAATCCCTCGACGGCGTGGCGGGGGCGACGGCCAACTTCGCCACCGACGAGGGAACGGTCGAGTACGATCCCGAGGCGGTGTCGCTCCGGGAGATACACGACGCCGTCGAGGCGGCGGGCTACGGCGTCGTCTCCGAGACGGAGACGGTCGCCATCGCCGACATGACGTGTGCGAACTGCGCCGAGACCAACGAGGCGGCGCTGGAGCGCACACCGGGAGTCGTCGACGCGGACGTGAACTACGCCACCGACGAGGCGCGGGTTACCTACAACCCGTCCGTGACCGGTGTCGACGCGCTCTACGACGCGATCGAGGACGCCGGCTACTCGCCGGTTCGAGAGACCGGCGACGACGACTCGGAACGGGACGCCCGCGACGACGCGCGGGCGTCAGAGATACGGAGACAGCGCCGCTTGACGCTGTTCGGCGCGGCCCTGTCAGCCCCGATGCTCGCCTTCCTCGCCGACAAGTTCCTGCTCGGTGGCGCACTCGTCCCCGAGACGGTGTTCGGCGTCGAATTCGGCTGGGTCGAGTTCCTGCTCGCGACGCCGGTCCAACTCGTCCTCGGGTGGCCGTTCTACAGGAACTCCTACACCGCGCTCGTGAAGAACGGCCGCGCCAACATGGACGTCCTCATCGCGCTGGGGTCGACGACGGCGTACGTCTACTCCGTCGCGGTCCTGCTCGACGCCGTCGCCGGCGGTCGATACTTCGACACCGCCGCGCTGATCCTCGTGTTCATCACGCTCGGCAACTACCTCGAAGCCCGGTCGAAGGGACAGGCCTCCGACGCCCTCCGGAAACTCCTGGAGATGGAGGCCGAGACGGCGACGCTCGTCCACGACGACGGCTCCGAGGAGGAGGTTCCGTTGGAAGACGTCGCAGTCGGCGACCGGATGAAGGTCCGCCCCGGCGAGAAGGTACCGACCGACGGCGTCGTCGTCGACGGCCGGAGCGCGGTCGACGAGTCGATGGTGACCGGTGAATCCGTCCCCGTCGAGAAGGAGGAGGGCGACGAAGTCGTCGGCTCGACGATCAACGAGAACGGCGTCCTCGTCGTCGAGGCGACGAAAGTGGGCGAGGATACCGCGATTCAGGGCATCGTCCGGACGGTCAAGGAGGCACAGGCCCGCCAGCCCGACATCCAGAGCGTCGCCGACCGCATCTCCGCGTACTTCGTTCCCGCGGTCATCGCGAACGCCGTCCTGTGGGGTGCCCTCTGGTTTCTCTTCCCCGAGATGCTCGCCGGATTCGTCGACTGGCTCCCGGTCTGGACGCAGGTCGCCGGCGGCCCGGCCCCGGCCGGTGGCACCGTCTCGGTCTTCGAGTTCGCCGTCGTCGTGTTCGCCTCGTCGGTGCTGATCGCCTGCCCCTGCGCGCTGGGGTTGGCGACGCCAGCCGCGACGATGGTCGGGACGACCATCGGCGCGCAAAACGGCGTGTTGTTCAAGGGCGGCGACGTCCTCGAACGCTCGAAGGACGTCGACACGGTCGTCTTCGACAAGACGGGGACGCTCACGGAAGGCGAGATGGAGTTGACGGACGTCGTCGCCCTCGACGGCGAGGAGCCACACACCTCGATGGACGGCGGCGAACCGGCGGCGGACGGCGGCCGAGTCGCGACACGCGAACGGCTCTCCGAGGACGACGTCCTCCGTCTCGCGGCGACGGCCGAGCGCGACAGCGAACACCCCCTCGCCCGCGCCATCGTCGAGGGGGCGCGAGCGCGGGGACTGGAGATCGGTCGCCCCGAGGCGTTCGAGAACGTACCGGGACGGGGCGTCCGAGCGACCGTCGAGGGCGACGAGGTCCTCGTCGGGAACCGAACGCTCTTGGCGGAGGCGGGGATCGACCCCTCGTCCGCCGCGGAGACGATGGAGCGTCTCGAACGCGAGGGCAAGACAGCGATGCTCGTCGCTCGTCGCCCCGCCGGAACGTCGGGCGGCGAACTCGTCGGCGTCGTCGCCGACGCCGACACGGTCAAGGAAAGCGCGGAGCGAGCGGTGTCGACCCTGCAGGAGCGCGGCCTCGACGTGATGATGATCACGGGGGACAACGAGCGGACGGCCCAAGCGGTCGCCGAGCGAGTCGGTATCGACCCCGCGGACGTCCGTGCGGGCGTCCTCCCCGACGAGAAGTCCGAGGCAGTCGAGCGGATCCAGGTCGACGGGCGGCGGGCGATGATGGTCGGCGACGGCGTCAACGACGCGCCGGCACTGGCCGTCGCGTACGTCGGGACGGCCATCGGATCGGGGACCGACGTCGCCATCGAGGCGGCGGACGTGACGCTGATGCGTGCCGATCCGCTGGACGTGGTGAAGGCGATTCGCATCTCCGAGGCGACGCTCCGGAAGATCAAGCAGAACCTCGTGTGGGCGCTGGGGTACAACACGGCGATGATCCCACTGGCGTCGCTCGGACTGCTCCAACCGGTGTTCGCGGCCGTGGCGATGGCGTTCTCCTCGGTGTCCGTGCTGTCGAACAGCCTCCTGTTCCGCCGCTACACGCCGGATCACGACTACGAACTGCTCGGTCGGTTCCGCTGA